In Chitinophaga oryzae, the sequence GGTGCAACAGACGTTCTGACAGCGACTGGCCCGACACAGCTGCCATGTCGAGGCTCACCCCCAGATTTAGCTTTTCTATCCGGGCAGCGTTTAATGGCTGATCCCTTACAAAGGGACACACGATCATCGGCACACCATAATAGATACACTCCTTTATTGTCCCAAGCCCTCCATGAATAACCGCAGCCGTGGACATCTTCAAAACTTCCACCTGTGGCACCCAGTCACAAACAACAATACGGCCGTTCTGTTCAACTGTAAAGTCTTTCCCATCATGCCCTGTTCCCCGCGAGAAGATTACCTGAAAAGGCGCCATTTCCTCCCTCATCATCATTAATCTGAGGTGTTGCAGCAGCTGGTCACTGAATTCGCTATGACCGGTCATCTGGGAGCCCAGCGACACATATATCAGTTTCTTGCTCTGGTCCACAATGTCTTTCAATATCTCCGAAGAGGCACTGTCTTGCTCCCGGATGCAGGGGCCCAGATATACATTTCTGGTGCTCGCGGTATAGTCCGGCTCCAGTTCCGCGACACAGGTAATAAACTCATAACAGTCTTCCAGCGGCGCAACCAGCTCATAAAAAGAGGAAGGCGTACGGCCAAGATCCTGCATGAATTGTATAATCGACATAACTACATCTGGAGGCATATTCATCAGCTCCTCAACAGAATCCATACCAATGCCGGAGCCGGGCGCCCTCAGAAAAGGCGTAAGAACAGCCATCCTGATACCATATTTATATTGAAGCAACAGTCCCTCTATTCTCAGAAAATAGCTGACAATGTAAAGGTCAGCGGCAGGCAGTTGTTGCATGGTCGAATCACTCATGATCTCATGCAGATAATCATAATGGCCTGCCGTCGTTCCGGCATTCATTAGCTGATTGTTCGCTTTATAAAAGTCACGATAGCCACGAGGGTACCGATCTTTGAAAATAGCATGAAATTCAAACCCCTGGCCGATAACCAACTCCTTATTATCTTCCACACTGACATAACACACCCTGTAACCTGCTTTCAGTAAAGAATGCGCCAGTGCAAATGAGGGCAATAGGTGACCCTCTTCCAGGTCCATCAAGAATGCAACACTGAACATATTAGTAAAAAATAAAAATCAAATCAACCTGAACGATGATGGCCGGCATCCGGGAAAAGCATCTCCATGGTGCCTTCCGGGAAACCATTACTACTCTCCGGCATTCTTGCCGGAAAAAAGCCTGCATATAAATACCTTCTTAGCGGGAAACAAAAAGGGCCTCACATTCCCAAACCTTCCGCCTTCTATGATAATACTATTCTTGTGACAGAGACGTAAATTCACACATTTAGGCTTGTTCTAAAGTCTGACAATATCTGAGACACAGTTAAGGTACAAATTGGCAAGGCATATTATCGGGCAAACACATTCCCTGTCCTGCAGGGAGCACCATGATCTATGTTAACGTGGAACAGTTATCATCATGCAATAAATAACAATAATTCAACACACCTGCCACATCATTCAGGCAGATCATGATCTACAGTACATTAATTAAAAAACAGAAAACAATATTAAAAATGGCAAATAACTCATTTGGGACCGGATTTAGATTAACAATCAGGTTACACAATTTGCTACCTGCTTCTTACAATATATACAAGATATACATTTTTATTCAGAAAAATAAATCTTCAAAAAATTTATGAACAACATAATACCGGATCAGATTAACTTTATAAAACGCACGTTGAAACGTCCCGCAGCCAACGCACCCGGAGCGCCCGGGGCCAGCAGAGGACTGATTTTTTACGCCCTATTTAACTTTGTTCATATAACGGTAGAGAGGCAAAGAATAAAACACTTATGGAGTTTTCGGCAAAACTCAAGACTGCCCAACAGGAGCAGTCTTTCTTCTCTTGTACCCGGGTAGTTAGCCATTAAACCATACATACGGCAGAGCATCTCCATGCTTAGGCCAGCGCTGATTTACATCTTCTCCTTGCCCCCGTCAACTATCCAGCGATTTGAACACCAGATGCTGCAGAAATTCCACTAATGGCCTTACTTCTTTGGATTTGCCGAAATCAGTCAAGCGCGGGAGGTTTTCTTTGAAGTACATCTGCCGGTGAGCGGTTTCTATTAAGGTACTCGCCAGGGAATGAGGAAACGCAAATTCAGGGTTCAACTCCAGGAAGATCTCGGCAATACGATGACAAAGGTCTTTATATGGTTTAAATAACATAGACTTATTGTGTTCCGTCACCTTCTTTGTAAGGTATGCCTTATCGCCTTCACAGATGACTATACCGTGTAAAAGGCTCTTGTCGATATGCTCAACGATAAACTTGTCCTGAACTTCAAAAGTCAGCAACCTTATAACAATATCTATCTTTTCTTCCGGATGCCTGATGTTGTTG encodes:
- a CDS encoding glycosyltransferase, whose protein sequence is MFSVAFLMDLEEGHLLPSFALAHSLLKAGYRVCYVSVEDNKELVIGQGFEFHAIFKDRYPRGYRDFYKANNQLMNAGTTAGHYDYLHEIMSDSTMQQLPAADLYIVSYFLRIEGLLLQYKYGIRMAVLTPFLRAPGSGIGMDSVEELMNMPPDVVMSIIQFMQDLGRTPSSFYELVAPLEDCYEFITCVAELEPDYTASTRNVYLGPCIREQDSASSEILKDIVDQSKKLIYVSLGSQMTGHSEFSDQLLQHLRLMMMREEMAPFQVIFSRGTGHDGKDFTVEQNGRIVVCDWVPQVEVLKMSTAAVIHGGLGTIKECIYYGVPMIVCPFVRDQPLNAARIEKLNLGVSLDMAAVSGQSLSERLLHLSDNEFIRGSIEKMRNVFMEVEHNNEGVRVIEQLLCV
- a CDS encoding TetR/AcrR family transcriptional regulator: MELQLQIKMNPNLYLRDPDSTELGRNIVKYGIKLIHDIGFEDFTFKKLAVEVGSTEATIYRYFENKHRLLTYLTTWFWTWLEYQLIFHTNNIRHPEEKIDIVIRLLTFEVQDKFIVEHIDKSLLHGIVICEGDKAYLTKKVTEHNKSMLFKPYKDLCHRIAEIFLELNPEFAFPHSLASTLIETAHRQMYFKENLPRLTDFGKSKEVRPLVEFLQHLVFKSLDS